A stretch of DNA from Catharus ustulatus isolate bCatUst1 chromosome Z unlocalized genomic scaffold, bCatUst1.pri.v2 scaffold_29_arrow_ctg1, whole genome shotgun sequence:
GATTCCTAAAGAAAGAGGTTTTGAGGCTTAGAAATAGAGTGTTCCAGCCACCTCGACACCTGACCTTCACTTGCCAGAGGAGCAGGCATGTCAGAGGTAGGAGAGAGAGTAGGAATAAAGAGATAGGAATGAATCAGGAATcaccaggaacagcagcagggacgGTGCGGAGGAGAGTAGTGACTGTTGCTACGGCTACATCCTGAGGGGTGTACTTCTTGGTGCAGGAATGCCCAGCTGTCACCATGTTGGGTTTCAGCAGTGTTCCCTCCAGGTACACGTGGTGATCATTCAAAGCCTTGTAGACAGCAGCCAGAACCTGAAAACAGGAGGATTtaatgcacagctctgctcagatcTTCATCTCAGCCTGCTGTGGAAAGACAGCTTGTTCTTTGGTACTGTAGCACGATCAAATTGAATTTTGCTTTCTCATGAAATTTATCTCCAGGATTGCAGTTGTGGAGACCCCACTGCTTTTGAGATGACCAGGATGCAATTCTTCATATTTAAGGGATTTGTCCCTGATGAGATTGAGGTAATTTGGTTTGGTCCTGATACGTCTTTCTTTATTGAGAATGCTTATATTATCATTGAAGCAAAAATCCTAAAGCATGGAAAATACTTTTGGATTtcttattacagtaatttcacgattataagccgcacctgattataaaccgcacattacaatacagagtgtgataaaaggtatctattctatcaccatgtgttgagggtgggggcagtgatccttatctccatgggagatactctgctaatgagccatccattgaaaccaggtggggtattgttctttatcttttcacaccccatccttcctccagggaggtatcttctgcttatggccattgagtcccactgtgtgactgataaaattacttcatcccattggaagttgttccagccagggggaagagcccaacatttcttaccaagataaaaacagaggttttgggacactaagggagcccctttctccactggactccagaggaaaaccagatttctccacatcaccactggacctttagagggaaactgcaccttctacaggagcactgcttcaactgagccacatctgtcactgcaggaggatgcagccaccatttaatgggactgctaccaacaccctgcctgacggggtgtcaggttgtactctgactttgtcagggtttggagtttgtttctttgtagtactgcatttctatattaatttccctagtaaagaactgttattcctaattcccatatttttccctgaaagccccttgatttcaaaatgataataatttggagggagggggtttacattctccatttcaaagagaacctcctgcctttctcagcagacacctgtcctccaaactataagccgcacctgattataagccgcactttgggttcggatcaaaattttagtcaaagtggtgcggcttataatcgtgaaattactgtagtttgtcATGTGCCTACGAGGAGCTCATTTTTGTGATTTATGAAGGACAGTTTTGGTCAAATCTTTTTGGGATCTGTGAGCACAAACTGCATAAAGTTTAGCTGCTGATTTTGagggggagcacagagggaggaATCTCTTCTTACCTTCTCTGTGACATACTGACAGCGCTGGAGGTCATGGTCTCCATCAGGCAGGATTTCTGGCTCCACGATGGGCACCAAGCCAttctaggaaaagaaagaagaggatTCTTTAAGGCTATGAAAGTAAAACTGTTGTTCTTGTTTGCCCTAATTTTGGTGGTATTCCTTTGTGCTGTGtgcctttcctcctttttctttcctaaaaccCTTGCAGAGATTCTGCTTTCAAGCTACCCAGTATGTTATCACAGGGAACAAGGAGAAAGGGCAGCAGCATCTCAGGAAAGGTTGCTGGAGGAGAGGTACCTGCTGGCAGATGCTGGCATAGCGTGCCAGTGCGTTGGCATTCTCCTGGATAGCAAGTTGAGAGGGTGTTGTGCTGGTGATTTTCAGCACTGCACGCCACTTGCCGAAGTCAGCACCATCTTTCTTGTACTGAGCACAGCGTTCAGCCAGCCCATCTAGCCCTGCAGAGGGAGAACAATGCTTCACTGAGAGCTTGCTCTTCAGCACAGAACTCTGGAAAGTACTGTGACTCCAGCCAAGGCTGCGTCTCAGGTGAGTCACCCCTATTAGTTTTGCTGCATGGGCTATAGCTTAGGCTCCTTAGATCTCTCCTACCTTGGATGGTGGTTTCTCCATTTGTTCCTGCTAGAGGTGCTGTGCCTTTATCCAGCTGtggaagaaaacaggaatgGTTACAGAAAGGTGGGAATTGGTCTAATTCTTACCTTCTTACCTATGTCTAGTTTGCCTTTGAAGGCTAACTGTTAGTAATGTGTGCACCTTAACATGCTCAGGgtgcaaaggaagaaaatgttgaagcaaaggggaaaaaaaatgagtgaaCTGGGTAAGAGAAGGGGCAGTGTGTATATAGATGCCTGCAGGGAATGGCTCAAGAACTCTGTCAGATGTGGAAAGAATTAGATTTAGGTTTCTGCTTGGAGAGACTTATTTGCAGTGATGGTGAGTAGATGGGAATTGGTGTATGAAAAGTTCTATCATCTAGTGCAAATGTGTCTCTAGTTAGTTGCTCAAAAGCAATGCAGagaattttaaaactgaagaccaaaaatttgggggggaggggaaggggaaggggtgGGGGCAGTGTTTTTCAGGAGAGAATGCAGCCCCAAGTATGATTTTCTCTGGAATGTGGTTTGGATTATGGTGCCAGTCTGGCACATACAGATACTCACCTTAATTCCCACCACAATGCCTTTTTCCTTGATGAGTGCTGGGAATGGCTTTCCATGGCTGTCTTTCTGATAGAGGGTCTCATGGAAAAGGATCACTCCCCCAATGCTCTGGTTGATGGAAGTGTCCGAAGAGAAGAGTATCTCTCTAAAAGCTCGGCGGTTCTCCTCTGTGTTCTCTACATTGATCCGCTGCAGCCTGTTCCCCATGGTACCTAGTGAGGTGGACAAAGACCAGACAAAGAGGTTCTAGTCTTGGCTGGCCTTCTGGTCCAAATAAGTAGTAATGAACTGGGGCTTCAGTTCAGAGGTCCCCTTTCTCAACCCGTAGTTTGTAAGTTTTTGTTGtagctgcagccctgcctggctgaaTTGTTTCTGCTCAGACAATAGTTTCTAAGTGGTTTTGATCTACTCCACTGAATTCAAATATGAAGCAAAactaaaagggaaaaacatcTTGCATACTGTTAACTGATTGATGTCCAGAACTTACCTACTGATTCATCTGCAGCTAGGATCCCCTTTCCTGAAGCCACAATCCGCTGAGCTATGTCTGCAAGAGCTTTcttctgctctggagacagcgCTGGGAACTGGTGGGTCATGTTGACTTAGCTGTGGAAGAGAATTACTGTTACAAGTAATTCTGGGGGAGACAGCAAATGGGTGTTTCCTCTGCAGGGCTCTTGGTGCTTGTCTGGTCCATGTTCCCGTAGGCAATATGACCAGAAATTCATTTGAGTTCTTCTAGGCTTGGTGTGTCTGGAAACACTACAAAGACACGCAGGGTATACATCCTGCCACATCCTTCTAGAACCTAAGTGGGAAAGACTCTACATTTTTCCTGGATTCGCtcagaaaataaaggaaggTCAGTCTGTTATAAAAACATGCACCAAGTAACAGGTAAGCAAATTGCTGATTCTTCAGACTTCTTGGTTCCTGGCAGCAGAATGCCAGTTATTCTATTGCTTGCCTTTACACATTTCCTAACACTGCTCCTCTTCTATTTCCTGCCTCTTTTTGGCAGTATTTGCTGCTGTGTCTGGTTGACTTTCCATCCCCAACTTTTTGCCTGAGTTTCTAATTCTTCTCCCTGTGGCTGCCTTCAGAACTGCAGTGCATGGCTTCCTCTACAGAAGACATGGGGCCTTAGGAGAATTATCCCTCATTTCTATCTTTTTAGCTGTGGTAGAGGGTTACCTGCTGCAACTACTGAGTGCCTGAAATCTGCATTTTGTCTTGATACGACAAAATTCCTggtattattaaaattttggttaTATGGCCTTAAATTACAGTTTCTCTGGTCATTTGAATAGTCAAAGTTACTTTTCTGAGTGTACAGACCTGTaaatctgaaacagaaaaattctctTCCTTCAGTTTATCATATGTGATAGCTAAGGCAACACCTGTGTTTTTATCAGTGGGTGGTAAATGCAGAATGtaattgattaaaaataacataaaagaTCTCAAATATTATGTTTTCCTCCAAAAGGGCAGGCCTCTGGACGCTGTTTGTATTTTCTAGTCGCAAACTGCCTGAGAGAGGGGTGAGAACATGCCATTTCCCATTTCATCAGAGATggcaagaaaatatttctccctATATAAGCATGTAGGCAGTCAAGTCTAACTTCTTATTTCTCTACACACAGATGCTGTGTTGCCAGGGAATCCTTTTCTTATCCTTCCTTCTGAAAGGCATAATGGGGAGAAACAATAAACAGTCTGTCTGCTACTCATGGCAGGGTACAGAATTCTATATAGCATGTGAAATGGTGCCAAGATTTTCTGGCAACAACGCCATCAGAGTATGGTAACAGCTGTAAATTCATGTCCCTGATTTATAGCTGAAGGTACTTTGGTACTGGCACTGTTATCCTGCAAGATTCAAATGGCATTGTCTGCCAGTACAGGCTAATCAGATGCAGTGTCCTGATGTCTACTTTACCTCTTTTTGAGCTGAGCCTGGAATTTTTCACATGGAGCTACCACAGAGTCATTTTGGGTTTAGAGGGAAGATGAAGTAGTGCAGGATGAAGACTTAATCAAATTAGGGAGAGTTCCCTGCTTTTCCAAGGGCTGGAATGCCTCCTTGCTGTGGTCCTGGTGAAATAGGCTTAGCTAAACCACTCCCTCAGTATGCCAGCCTGTGGCCAGAACTCTGGGAATCATCATTCTACTGTGATGATCACAGCTCCATCACTCCCAGCTCTTGGCCTTTACAGCTCACTCGGAAGAATTTGAAAATCTGTGGTTTATGCTGCATAGCTACTTAAGTTCACCTACAATTCTTCGTATCTCTAACCTGCTTTCTGTGTTGGATGTGTCTTAAAAAGAGGAAACCGGCTTGTTACTATGATTACTGTAAATAATAGTTTGGTGATGAGCACCTCAGTTAAAGCCACACTACTATTAAGTAAGTTGTTATGCAAAATGATAAGGAATCACTCCATAGTTCAGAGTCTCTGTAGAGAAGACTGGAAAATTGTGCTCTGTCAAGAGTATGATCTTGTTCATGGTCAGAGCTATTGAATTGCTAAATCAGGGGTAGGATTTTAGAGTTGCAGTTTGGAGCTGTGTTACAGCATCAGGAGGTGTATCCACCTAATGATGGGTACACTTCCTTTCCAGCAATTCAATAAACTGTGAGACTAATGTCTGCTCTATCTTACTTGTTCCCTGTGTTGGCCTAAAGATAACAAGGAGACACTTATCCCTCAAAACCAGCCTGGAAAGCAAATTTTCAAAACATGGAAG
This window harbors:
- the ALDOB gene encoding fructose-bisphosphate aldolase B; amino-acid sequence: MTHQFPALSPEQKKALADIAQRIVASGKGILAADESVGTMGNRLQRINVENTEENRRAFREILFSSDTSINQSIGGVILFHETLYQKDSHGKPFPALIKEKGIVVGIKLDKGTAPLAGTNGETTIQGLDGLAERCAQYKKDGADFGKWRAVLKITSTTPSQLAIQENANALARYASICQQNGLVPIVEPEILPDGDHDLQRCQYVTEKVLAAVYKALNDHHVYLEGTLLKPNMVTAGHSCTKKYTPQDVAVATVTTLLRTVPAAVPGICFLSGGQSEEEASLNLNAMNQSPLPKPWKLTFSYGRALQASALAAWLGKNENKKAAQEAFRKRAQINSLACRGQYVLSGKTDAAATQSLFTASYTY